The genomic window CCTTGAGGAGCTGGCCGGGCTCGACATAGCCGAAGTCACGATAAGGCCGCTCGATGAAGGCGTTAGGGTTCTTGGAGTCTTCAGCAGGGGTCAGGGAGGAGACGTTTACAGCGCCAACGTCGGAAGCGAGGTTGAGGTCAAGCTGAGGAGCGGCGACACAGTTACTGGAAAGTTCCTCGGCTTCAAGAACGGGAAGATAGCCATCGAGGGTGACGGCTACTACCTCATAAACCCGAACGAGGTTGCCTACTTTAAAGCTAAAAACCTTGAGGGAAAGGCGAGCGTTTATGCCGTCCTTCAGGCTGAGAAGGGAGGAAAGTACAACGTGAGCATCATCTACCGCGTTGCAAACATGAGCTGGGAGAGCAGGTACAAGCTCTACATCGGCGATAACGCGAAGCTTTACGGCTACATCGTGCTGAAGAACCCCACCGCTCAGGAGTTCAGGGACGCGAAGGTTCTTTTGGTTGCCGGCGACGTCCAGCTGTATCAGATTGCCCAGCCGAGGGTTCTCTATGCCATGGCTGAGAAGGGAACCGAGGAGGTCAACGTTGGGGGGCCTGAGAAGGTAGAGGCGTTCTACCTCTACAAGCTTGGGGTAGTTGACATAAACCCCGCCAGCACGATGATGTACCCCTACATAAGCTTCGAGGTTCCCTTTGAGAGGGAGTACCTCTACGAGAGCTGGCCGTATTCCCGGGAAGGGCCGGTCTACGAGTCAATATCCTTCAAGACCGAGAAGGTTCTTCCCGCCGGAATAGTTGAGATATACAGGGAAACCGACGATGGATCGCTCCTCATCGGCGAGAGAGCCATAGAGCACACTCCAGAAGGGGAGACACTCAGGATAGGCATCGGAAGGGACTACGACCTTAAGGGCAGTACGGTAGTCCTTGAGGAGAGGCACGACGACCACTACGCCTACTATAAAGTCAAGATTACCCTCGAAAACTTTGGGAACGAAACTAAGACCGTCGTGATCAGGCATCACAAGTGGGGGAAACTCCTAACCTCGAGCGTCCAGCCAATAGACGAGACCCAGAACTACGTCGAGTTCAAGGTTACGGTTAACCCTGGGGAAAAGAAGGAGATAGTCTTTGACTACGAGAACCGCTATTAGCTCTTCCGGAGTGTTACCTCGAACCTCTTTTCTCCTTTTGATACGTCGAGAACAAGGCTCTTATCGTAGTCTACGAACTTTGTGTTCAGTATCGCGTAGCCTTCGCCCTGAAGGAACTCCGCCATTTTGAGGCCGAGGTCGTCGAAGAACTCCGCCGCCATAGTGGCCATGCTAGGCTCCTTTATGCCGAGCTCATCGTGATAGCGCCTCGCGAGTTCAAAAACATCCATGGTCACCACCGCATATAGTACTCACCGGGGAATAAAACGCTTTCGCCCGAAAGGCTTAAAGCAACTCCGGGTGAAGCCCCTAAAGTGAGTGCCATGGATGAGAGGACCCTCAGGAAGGGGGAGCGCTATTACAAGGCCGGAAAGGTCCTCTGGGTCGTCAAGTACAGGGATAGGCTCTTCTCCAAGGTTCTGGGCACTTACCCCTACTACGTCGAGCTTGGCCTTTCAACAGGCGAGAACCGCTGCACCTGTCCACTTGGAGGAGACTGCAAGCACGTCACAGCGACCATGAAGGCGTACGAAAGCGGCTTCTACTTCGAGAGCTTCGATAAGCATGCCGGGCTCTTTCCAGAGGCGATCGCCATGGAGTTCTTAGCCGAGGTTCCGGAGCTGGCGCTCGACGTTACCCTCAAGGAGCTTCGCTTTGCCCTCAGCACGGACGAGAGCGGGAGCGAGGTTGCCAGACTCTTCAGGAGGGCTTTAAGGCTAGTCGAGATAACGGGCAAAACGGAGGCCATCCACGTCCTTGAGGAAATCCTCGCGGAATACAAGCACGTCTTCAGCGACTACGAGCTTTCGGCAAAGCTCGAGGACGAGCTCAGAGAGCTCGAGGCCACAATCTAAAAACCCTTATAAATCTCCCCGGCACCAAATAGGAACTTAGAGGGTGAGAAAATGAAGGCGATTTACCGCGAGATGTGCCCGAACTGCCTCGGTAAAATCTCCGATGAAAGGCTGTATCTGAAAAATCCCTGCAACGAGTGCCTCGCTGAAACCGCTCGGGCTGACTCCTATTTTGACCTCGTCACGGCGGTTAGAAACGCCCTCCAGCTTAGAGGCACCCTCAAGGAGTGGGAGAGAATATACGACCTTGAGAGGGGCCTTAGGGAAATCGAGGCCTTCTTTGAGAAGGCCACAGGTTTTACCTTCTGGAGCGCGCAGAGAACCTGGGTCAAGAGACTCCTGAAGGGGAGGAGCTTCTCGATCATAGCCCCGACCGGAATGGGTAAGAGCACCTTTGGGGCCTTCATGGCCGTGTGGCACGCCACGAGGGGGAAGAAGAGCTACATAGTCGTCCCGACAACGCCGCTGGTGGTTCAAACAGTCAAAAAGCTCCAGGCGATAGCCGAGAGGGCCGGCGTTGAGATAAACCTCGCCTACTATCACGGCAACCTTCGGAAGAAGGAACGGGAGGAGATGCTGGCCAAGATTCAAAATGAGGACTATGATATTCTCGTTACCAGTGCTCAGTGGCTCGCGAGGAAGTTCGATGAGGTTCTGAAGGGCAGGCGCTTTGACTTCATCTTCGTCGACGATGTTGACGCTTTTCTAAAGGCCAGCAAGAATATAGACCGCTCCCTTCTTCTCCTCGGCTTTAACGAGGAGATAATAGAGAAGGCGTGGGAGATAATCCGCCTGAAAAAGCAGATGTCGAAGTATCTGAACGGCCGCGCCCAGGACAGGGAGGAGAAACTCAAGGAACTCAACGGCAGTATCGGAAAGATACAGCGTGAAATCGAGGATTTCAAGGCCAAAAACGGCGTCGGGATAATGATAATCGCCTCGGCTACCGGTTCAGCCCGGGGCGACAGGATAAAGCTCTACCGTGAGCTGCTCGGCTTCGAGGTTGGGAGCGGGAGAAGCGCCCTCAGGAACGTCGTTGACAGCTATCTTAAGCCTACGAAAGACGTCAAGGAGCACGTCGAGGAACTCCTTGAGAGGCTCGGAAAGGGCGGTATAATATTCACCCCAATCGATCAGGGTCTGGGCTACGCCGAGGAGCTCGCCAACTATCTTCGTGAGAGGGGCTTCAGGATAGAGCTCGTCAGCTCAAAGAACAGGAAGTCCATTGAAAAGTTCGAGAACGGCGAGGCCGACTACCTCATAGGTTCGGCAACCTACTACGGTTCTTTGGTTAGGGGCCTCGACATGCCCCACCTCATCCGCTACGCGGTCTTTACCGGCGTTCCCAAGTTCCGGTTTTCAATAGACCTTGAGAGGCCGACCATCTACCGTGCCCTCGGCCTGCTCAGTGAGATAATGGAGTTCCTGAGCGATGAGGACAGAAAGCAGGCCGAAAGAATGCACGCAAGGCTGAGGAGGCTCATCAGGAACATCCCTCAGTTTGAACTGCTCAAGATCGAAGAAGCCCTCGCTGAGGGACTTCCAATAGAGAACGGCTTCCACAACCACGTCCTTGGTGTTTTCCGAGAGCTGGTGGAGTTCCTGAGGCGGGTTCTCAGGGATGAGGAGGTTCTCAGGAGGCTCGCGGAGGATCCTTTCATCAGCCTGAAGGAGGAAGGTGGCAAGTGGTACATCGAGATTCCCGACGTTAGAACGTACATCCAGGCCACTGGAAGAACGAGCAGACTCTTCGCCGGTGGAATCACCAAGGGACTGAGCGTGCTTATAGTTGACAATGAGAAGGTCTTCAACGGCTTGTTAAGACAGATGCGCTGGCGCTTCACCGAGTTCAAGATGGTGCCCTTCGAAGAGCTGGACCTCGATGATGTTCTGAGGCAGATAGACGAGGACAGGGAGAAGGTCCGTCTTGTTATGGAGGGCAAGATAAGCGCCAAGGTCAAGGACCTCGTCAAATCAGCCCTTATGATAGTGGAGAGCCCGAACAAGGCGCGCACGATAGCCAACTTCTTCGGTCAGCCGAGCAAGACGAGGATAGGTGATCTCGTTGCCTACGAGGTGAGCATAGGGAACATGATGCTGACCATCCTTGCCAGCGGCGGGCACATGTTCGACCTCGTGACGAACGAGGGCTACCACGGCGTTCTGGTTGATGAGAAAGACAGCATGCTGAAGTTCATCCCCGTCTACGACACCATAAAGCGCTGCCGCGACTGTGGCCATCAGTTCGTTGACTGGGAGGAGAAGGGTGTCTGTCCGCGCTGTGGCTCGACCAACGTCCGCGACGCCCTTCAGAACGTTAAGGCCATGCGGGAGATAGCACAGGAGGTCGACGAGATACTCATCGCGACTGACCCCGACACGGAGGGTGAAAAGATAGCCTGGGACATAAGGAACGTGCTCAGCCCGTACACCCCGAACATCAAGCGCATAGAGTTCCACGAGGTGACGAGGCCGGCGATACTCAGGGCCATCGAAGAGGCGAGAGAAGTAAACGAGGGAAGGGTGAACGCTCAGATAGTGAGGCGCATTGAGGACAGGTGGATTGGTTTTGAACTCAGCCAGGAACTCCAGCGCGTCTTTGAGAACCGCAACCTCTCCGCTGGAAGGGTTCAGACGCCGGTTCTGGGCTGGGTTATCGAGAGGTACAAACAGTTCACAGAGAGCGAGACGTATTTCATGGGACTAAAGCTGGAGAACGGCCTCCAGCTCACGGTGGAACTCGGAAAGGACGGCAAAAGCGTTGAGCCTCCGGAGTTCGTAACGGTTGAGAAGGCCGAGCTTGAGGAAAGGGAGCTGAATCCAAGTCCACCTTACACCACCGATGCCATGCTGAAGGACGCCTCGACCTTCCTCAAGCTGTCCGCGCCGGAAGCGATGCGCATCGCCCAGGACCTCTTCGAGCTCGGACTGATCACCTATCACCGTTCCGACAGCACTCATGTCAGCAACACGGGAATAGAGATCGCTAAAGAGTACATCACCCAGGAACTCGGTGAGGAGTACTTCAAGCCCAGGCCCTGGGGTGAGGAGGGGACCCACGAGGCCATAAGGCCGACGAGGCCGATAGACACGGGCAGGCTGATGCAGTTGATCCGCGATGGAATTCTTCAGCTTCCGAAGAACCTCACCCGGAACCACTACAGGCTCTACGACATGATATTCAGACGCTTCATGACGAGCCAGATGAAGGCCGCGAAGCTCCTCATGGAGAGGGCCGTTATCAATGCTGGCGTTGGAAAGGCAGAGATAGAGGGCTACGTTGAGGTAATCGAGGACGGCTGGACAAGGCTTCGCTCTCCACCCTTCAGGCAGTTACCACGGCTTGAGCCCGGGGTTAGGCTTAAGGTCATCGAGGCCAAGAAGTGGAAGGCGCCGAAAGTTTCTCTCTACACCCAGGGAGACATAATAGCGCTCATGAAAGAGCGCAAGATAGGAAGACCCTCAACCTACGCCAAGATCGTCCAGACGCTCCTCCAGCGCTACTACGTCCTCGAGACCCGCGGAAGGAAAAAGCTCGTCCCGACTGAACAGGGTATCAAGGTCTACCACTATCTCATAAGTAAGTATAAGGAACTCGTCAGCGAGGAAAAGACCAGGGAGCTCGAAGAGATAATGGATCTGATCGAGGAAAACAAGGTCGATTATCAGGAGGTTCTCCGTGAGCTTCATGGAGAGATACGCCAGTACCTGGGTTAAGGTTTATTTTTCATACTCCACCCTATGCTTTGGTGTTAATTCAGAATCGCGTTTATTTAATGAATTGGAATATGCTTAATTCGTTGTAACTTCAGCAATGACGTTACAACATGTTTCATTATTTATCATTCATAGTTCATGTCGTGCCTAGATGGTACCTATGAATTTTGCTTCTCAGTAAAACCAAAAATTTTAAAATTTATCCAGTAGTAATGCCTTTGTATATCCATGCAACGGCAATAATATCCAGCGAAGTCATCTCCGAATAATCTTCGAAGCATAACCCTGGACACTAACGACCCGTGGAAAAAATTTATATGGAATGAAATCCAAACAAAAAATAGAAAATCGGGTGGTGGTAAGAAATGGTTAAGGATAGGATGGTAGAGCTCCTTCAGGAGCACTTTGAGTTGAACCTCTACGAGGCAAGGGCGTACGTGGCACTAGTCGGTTTTGGAGTTCTCACTCCGGCAGAGCTGGCCAGCGTCTCCGAGGTTCCGGCGCCGAGGACTTACGATGTCCTCAGGAGCCTTGAGAAGAAGGGCTTTGCCATCAGCCAGCCGGGCAAGGTCAACAAGTACAGGCCGGTTCACCCGCAGAACATCCTTGAGAAGTTCATCGAGGAGTGGCAGGAGAGGGTTGCTGAAGAGCTTGAGGCCAAGAAGAAGGCCAAAGAGGAGCTCCTTGAGCTCATGAGCCCGCTCATCGAGACCGAGATTCCGAAGTACGGCGTCGAAAAGGTCTGGGTTGTCAGGGGAATCAGGAACGCCACCCTCAAGACCAAGGAGATGTTCGAGGAAGTCAAGGAGCAGATCCTCCTTGCCGACGACGGCTACATCGCGGTCAACCTTGAGAGTGACATCATCAAGGCCATCGACAACGGCGCCAAGGCCAAGATAATCGTCACCGAGAGCGTCTTCCACAGGCTCGGTACCTCGAAGATACTGGACTACTACAAGGCCGGCAAGCTTGAGCTTAAGATTATAGACAAGCTTGAGCTTCCGATGCTCATCTGCGACGACGAGGTCTTCTTCGCCCTCGAGGACATGGCGGCAAGGTACTTCAACTACGAGACCCAGATATGGATCAAGGACTTCCGCGTCAAGGCCCTCTTCGAGGGCAAGTTCAACGAGTACTGGGAGAAGGCCAAGAAGGCCTGATTTTTCTTTTCCCTTGTTCTTCATGTGCCTTTTTACTGCCCTGCCTGCGTTAAGAAAAAAGGGGAGCTAACGCCTTCTGAGGATTAACGGAATTACTGCAAGCAGACTTATCAGCCCCGGCCCGCAGATGCCCTTTTTGGTTTCTTTTGTGTTGGTTTGTGTTTTTGTTGTATTTAGGGATGTCTCCTTAGTGTAGGTTGTGCCGTTGGTCTCAACGGCCATGCTGGTAGTATCCGCACTGGTCTTGCAGACCGTCACGTTGATAATTTTAACATCGCCTGGAAACCAGAAATCCTGTATCAGACTGTTGTTTCCAGTTGTGTTCAGGTAAACGAGGGTGACGTTTCTTACCAATTCGTCTTTTTTGATGATGAAATAAACGGGGAAAACGCTCGAATTCACAACGATGGCCGGACCTGGAGACCAGC from Thermococcus sp. MAR1 includes these protein-coding regions:
- a CDS encoding DUF4139 domain-containing protein; its protein translation is MIILAVFSFQGGKASQVDATVVLYNSAKIGVVEKTLELELKEGMNEVPLEELAGLDIAEVTIRPLDEGVRVLGVFSRGQGGDVYSANVGSEVEVKLRSGDTVTGKFLGFKNGKIAIEGDGYYLINPNEVAYFKAKNLEGKASVYAVLQAEKGGKYNVSIIYRVANMSWESRYKLYIGDNAKLYGYIVLKNPTAQEFRDAKVLLVAGDVQLYQIAQPRVLYAMAEKGTEEVNVGGPEKVEAFYLYKLGVVDINPASTMMYPYISFEVPFEREYLYESWPYSREGPVYESISFKTEKVLPAGIVEIYRETDDGSLLIGERAIEHTPEGETLRIGIGRDYDLKGSTVVLEERHDDHYAYYKVKITLENFGNETKTVVIRHHKWGKLLTSSVQPIDETQNYVEFKVTVNPGEKKEIVFDYENRY
- a CDS encoding SWIM zinc finger domain-containing protein — protein: MDERTLRKGERYYKAGKVLWVVKYRDRLFSKVLGTYPYYVELGLSTGENRCTCPLGGDCKHVTATMKAYESGFYFESFDKHAGLFPEAIAMEFLAEVPELALDVTLKELRFALSTDESGSEVARLFRRALRLVEITGKTEAIHVLEEILAEYKHVFSDYELSAKLEDELRELEATI
- the rgy gene encoding reverse gyrase, encoding MKAIYREMCPNCLGKISDERLYLKNPCNECLAETARADSYFDLVTAVRNALQLRGTLKEWERIYDLERGLREIEAFFEKATGFTFWSAQRTWVKRLLKGRSFSIIAPTGMGKSTFGAFMAVWHATRGKKSYIVVPTTPLVVQTVKKLQAIAERAGVEINLAYYHGNLRKKEREEMLAKIQNEDYDILVTSAQWLARKFDEVLKGRRFDFIFVDDVDAFLKASKNIDRSLLLLGFNEEIIEKAWEIIRLKKQMSKYLNGRAQDREEKLKELNGSIGKIQREIEDFKAKNGVGIMIIASATGSARGDRIKLYRELLGFEVGSGRSALRNVVDSYLKPTKDVKEHVEELLERLGKGGIIFTPIDQGLGYAEELANYLRERGFRIELVSSKNRKSIEKFENGEADYLIGSATYYGSLVRGLDMPHLIRYAVFTGVPKFRFSIDLERPTIYRALGLLSEIMEFLSDEDRKQAERMHARLRRLIRNIPQFELLKIEEALAEGLPIENGFHNHVLGVFRELVEFLRRVLRDEEVLRRLAEDPFISLKEEGGKWYIEIPDVRTYIQATGRTSRLFAGGITKGLSVLIVDNEKVFNGLLRQMRWRFTEFKMVPFEELDLDDVLRQIDEDREKVRLVMEGKISAKVKDLVKSALMIVESPNKARTIANFFGQPSKTRIGDLVAYEVSIGNMMLTILASGGHMFDLVTNEGYHGVLVDEKDSMLKFIPVYDTIKRCRDCGHQFVDWEEKGVCPRCGSTNVRDALQNVKAMREIAQEVDEILIATDPDTEGEKIAWDIRNVLSPYTPNIKRIEFHEVTRPAILRAIEEAREVNEGRVNAQIVRRIEDRWIGFELSQELQRVFENRNLSAGRVQTPVLGWVIERYKQFTESETYFMGLKLENGLQLTVELGKDGKSVEPPEFVTVEKAELEERELNPSPPYTTDAMLKDASTFLKLSAPEAMRIAQDLFELGLITYHRSDSTHVSNTGIEIAKEYITQELGEEYFKPRPWGEEGTHEAIRPTRPIDTGRLMQLIRDGILQLPKNLTRNHYRLYDMIFRRFMTSQMKAAKLLMERAVINAGVGKAEIEGYVEVIEDGWTRLRSPPFRQLPRLEPGVRLKVIEAKKWKAPKVSLYTQGDIIALMKERKIGRPSTYAKIVQTLLQRYYVLETRGRKKLVPTEQGIKVYHYLISKYKELVSEEKTRELEEIMDLIEENKVDYQEVLRELHGEIRQYLG
- the trmBL2 gene encoding HTH-type transcriptional regulator TrmBL2, whose translation is MVKDRMVELLQEHFELNLYEARAYVALVGFGVLTPAELASVSEVPAPRTYDVLRSLEKKGFAISQPGKVNKYRPVHPQNILEKFIEEWQERVAEELEAKKKAKEELLELMSPLIETEIPKYGVEKVWVVRGIRNATLKTKEMFEEVKEQILLADDGYIAVNLESDIIKAIDNGAKAKIIVTESVFHRLGTSKILDYYKAGKLELKIIDKLELPMLICDDEVFFALEDMAARYFNYETQIWIKDFRVKALFEGKFNEYWEKAKKA